The Glandiceps talaboti chromosome 1, keGlaTala1.1, whole genome shotgun sequence genome has a segment encoding these proteins:
- the LOC144441319 gene encoding proton-activated chloride channel-like: MQGMANEEKSNNVNSYYDNYDAMTTKDDAHLVNHSVESVTPQCGPSNSTKHLLHNVTKGFLAILYLTLFAVAGIVAYNAINDYMTSVRNPVTSMAYREMDTYPAPGIVIFSSDINAVFLSCGHYYNDIVDPPTLDPNHKNCTYVNVSYPNPYFPERNRKAVVFRGPTKVDKKEILFINFSLNMTSRNFSGIEYLLFHDWYQFLESPSQGEFVRQCDIKNPTWTFSGGMLTWIKLALTETYYLDGSYDPEFDVEDSMVKYNDPRSQEERVHELFFVMYEWGDKFITEAHLVVTISPWNTVGVLCGVFLTLFKAGEFATKSIRWIIKARKGYKNKNPARS, encoded by the exons ATGCAAGGAATGGCAAATGAAGAGAAATCAAACAATGTTAAcagttactatgacaactatGATGCCATGACAACCAAAGATGATGCTCACTTAGTGAACCATTCTGTAGAGTCAGTAACACCCCAGTGTGGTCCAAGTAATTCCACCAAACACCTTCTCCATAATGTGACAAAGGGGTTCCTAGCAATACTATACCTAACGTTGTTTGCTGTAGCCGGTATAGTAGCCTATAATGCTATTAATGATTACATGACATCAGTAAGAAACCCAGTCACATCAATGGCATACAGAGAAATGGACACCTACCCTGCACCAG gtattgtcattttttcatcAGATATCAATGCAGTCTTCTTGAGTTGTGGACATTATTACAATGACATTGTGGATCCACCCACATTGGATCCTaatcacaaaaattgtacaTATGTTAACGTCAGTTACCCAAATCCATACTTCCCGGAGAGGAATCGGAAAGCTGTTGTTTTCCGAGGACCTACAAAAGTGGACAAAAAGGAAAtcttatttataaattttagctTGAACATGACTTCAAGGAATTTCAGTGGGATTGAGTATTTGTTGTTTCATGACTGGTATCAGTTTTTAGAAAG TCCAAGTCAAGGAGAATTTGTACGACAGTGTGACATAAAGAACCCAACGTGGACATTCTCTGGTGGTATGTTAACGTGGATTAAATTAGCTTTGACAGAAACCTATTATTTGGATGGCTCATATGATCCCGAGTTTGATGTTGAG GATTCAATGGTGAAATACAATGACCCAAGGTCTCAAGAGGAGAGAGTACATGAACTTTTCTTTGTAATGTATGAGTGGGGAGATAAATTCATAACTGAAGCTCACTTAGTGGTGACGATATCACCATGGAACACTGTAGGAGTACTGTGTGGTGTCTTCCTGACACTCTTCAAAGCTGGTGAATTTGCCACTAAATCAATTCGCTGGATTATCAAGGCAAGAAAAggatacaaaaataaaaatccagCAAGGTCATGA
- the LOC144451796 gene encoding selenoprotein K-like, with protein sequence MVYISESQVLESRSPWRLSAIPDLFWGILDFIVLFFHTMVSPGLTKKGTGYTSDYRSGNDRWGPPKPPRRRMGGFGGRGGGPTPPPPAGGGUGR encoded by the exons ATGGTGTACATTTCGGAAA GTCAAGTGTTGGAGTCGAGGTCGCCATGGCGACTGTCTGCAATCCCTGATCTTTTCTGGGGTATTTTAGACTTTATTGTTCTCTT CTTCCACACAATGGTGTCA CCTGGTTTGACAAAAAAGGGAACAGGATACACGTCAGATTACAGATCAGGCAATGATAGATGGGG TCCACCCAAGCCACCTAGGAGGAGAATGGGAGGATTTGGAGGAAGAGGAGGGGGACCTACACCTCCCCCACCTGCTGGAGGTGGATGAGGAAG GTAA